In one Nocardioides luteus genomic region, the following are encoded:
- a CDS encoding amidohydrolase family protein: protein MTKPLRDAHRHIGRLPAYPFYGGPAINADVTARDTVKELVADLDADRIERALVLPNYGVPDPDAAFDLNHLAIEAAQSDDRIRCGLWVSPKPTDSARNDAALALAGEDGVAALKTSFLLGGHPTDPDCLEQLDKVFATAREHDLTVHVHTSPGAASDVDQIGTLVERYARDVRLHLVHLGGGMSGHMKLIGGRLFDWIEAGMQVYTDTSWAIGFAPIWLVQEIERRGVGHDRILFATDAPWGDFAGEHARLSAAAGDGELADAFFHHNFSALYG, encoded by the coding sequence ATGACCAAGCCCCTTCGCGATGCGCACCGCCACATCGGCCGGCTGCCGGCGTACCCCTTCTACGGGGGTCCCGCGATCAACGCCGACGTGACCGCGCGCGACACCGTGAAGGAGCTGGTGGCCGACCTCGATGCCGACCGGATCGAGCGCGCGCTGGTGCTGCCGAACTACGGCGTGCCCGACCCGGACGCCGCCTTCGACCTCAACCACCTGGCCATCGAGGCCGCGCAGAGCGACGACCGGATCCGGTGCGGCCTGTGGGTCTCGCCGAAGCCGACCGACTCCGCCCGCAACGACGCCGCCCTCGCCCTCGCCGGCGAGGACGGCGTGGCCGCCCTCAAGACCAGCTTCCTGCTCGGCGGCCACCCCACCGACCCGGACTGCCTCGAGCAGCTCGACAAGGTCTTCGCCACCGCGCGCGAGCACGACCTGACCGTGCACGTGCACACCTCGCCCGGCGCCGCCTCCGACGTCGACCAGATCGGCACGCTCGTGGAGCGCTATGCCCGGGACGTACGTCTCCATCTCGTGCACCTCGGCGGCGGGATGAGCGGCCACATGAAGCTCATCGGCGGCCGGCTCTTCGACTGGATCGAGGCCGGGATGCAGGTCTACACCGACACCAGCTGGGCGATCGGCTTCGCGCCGATCTGGCTGGTCCAGGAGATCGAGCGCCGCGGCGTCGGGCACGACCGCATCCTCTTCGCCACCGACGCCCCGTGGGGCGACTTCGCTGGCGAGCACGCCCGTCTCTC
- a CDS encoding enoyl-CoA hydratase-related protein, with product MTTTLTQTDGVYVLDIGDTENRFSPDWMTSVNDALDKVVAAPAPLVLTATGKFYSNGLDLDWLGQNADQFEPYVARVQALLARLLVLPVPTVTAINGHAFGAGAMLAMTLDWRVMREDRGFFCFPEVDIQIPFTPGMAALIQAKLTPRAATDSMTTGRRFPGPDALAAGIVDGTAPEAELLEQAIARVAPLAGKPAETLGAIKSTMYATAVAALTTEGA from the coding sequence ATGACGACGACCCTGACCCAGACGGACGGTGTGTACGTCCTCGACATCGGCGACACCGAGAACCGGTTCAGCCCCGACTGGATGACGTCGGTGAACGACGCCCTCGACAAGGTCGTGGCGGCGCCGGCGCCGCTGGTCCTGACCGCGACCGGCAAGTTCTACTCCAACGGCCTCGACCTCGACTGGCTCGGCCAGAACGCCGACCAGTTCGAGCCGTACGTCGCCCGGGTCCAGGCGCTCCTCGCCCGCCTCCTGGTCCTCCCGGTGCCGACGGTGACCGCGATCAACGGGCACGCCTTCGGCGCCGGCGCGATGCTCGCGATGACTCTCGACTGGCGGGTCATGCGCGAGGACCGCGGCTTCTTCTGCTTCCCTGAGGTCGACATCCAGATCCCGTTCACCCCGGGCATGGCCGCCCTGATCCAGGCCAAGCTCACCCCGCGGGCGGCGACCGACTCGATGACCACCGGCCGCCGCTTCCCCGGCCCTGACGCGCTCGCGGCCGGCATCGTCGACGGCACCGCACCCGAGGCCGAGCTGCTCGAGCAGGCCATCGCGCGCGTCGCCCCGCTCGCGGGCAAGCCGGCCGAGACGCTCGGCGCGATCAAGTCCACGATGTACGCGACCGCCGTCGCCGCCCTCACGACCGAGGGCGCCTGA
- a CDS encoding class E sortase, whose amino-acid sequence MKFTSSGAALAVLGTLAVGGCGTEASSVSGTSSASPSATASPTATASSTSSTSPTPTETAPLSSDGRPLRGELSIPKIGVNDLEVVPYRGWTDDAPGTEIQNGGVAASPFGPRGGTGPGGIGNYQVTAHRLSSTQAFLRLPELRRGDRVSVRTEEATYVYRITATRETSFRSEASLRAQRAPVPGRPGEEPTRAMITLSTCATPEDHAAGNYWADEFDNPEHRIDKIGVLVAVR is encoded by the coding sequence ATGAAGTTCACCTCATCCGGGGCCGCCCTCGCGGTCCTTGGCACACTCGCGGTCGGCGGGTGCGGCACAGAGGCCTCGTCGGTGAGCGGCACGTCGTCGGCCTCGCCCTCCGCCACGGCGTCCCCGACCGCTACGGCATCCTCGACCTCCTCTACGTCACCTACGCCCACCGAGACGGCGCCGTTGTCCTCCGACGGAAGGCCGTTGCGTGGCGAGCTGTCCATCCCGAAGATCGGCGTCAACGACCTGGAGGTCGTTCCGTACCGCGGGTGGACCGACGACGCTCCCGGGACGGAGATCCAGAACGGCGGCGTCGCGGCGAGCCCGTTCGGGCCTCGCGGCGGCACCGGCCCGGGCGGGATCGGCAACTACCAGGTGACCGCGCACCGGCTCTCATCGACGCAGGCTTTCCTCAGGCTGCCCGAGCTGAGGCGAGGCGACCGGGTCTCCGTGCGCACCGAGGAGGCGACGTACGTCTATCGCATCACCGCCACCCGGGAGACGTCGTTTCGGTCGGAGGCTTCGCTGCGGGCGCAGCGGGCGCCGGTCCCCGGCAGGCCCGGTGAGGAGCCCACCCGCGCGATGATCACGCTGTCGACCTGCGCCACGCCCGAGGACCACGCCGCCGGCAACTACTGGGCCGACGAGTTCGACAATCCTGAGCACCGTATCGACAAGATCGGGGTGCTCGTCGCAGTGCGATGA
- a CDS encoding class I SAM-dependent methyltransferase, with the protein MDASQQTADEVAERLFGSLLGTVEIVSVFIGDRLGWYRSLADDGPASAAELAERTGTQVRYAREWLEQQAVSGLLVVEADGRPDERRFAIPASTAEVMTDPTSLAYLVPIARMFGAVGPVLPRLMEAYRNGGGVSWDDLGDDARQSQADANRPWYEKQLGPALAGVPVVHDALSAPGCRILDVGCGGGWSSIALARAYPEATVLGIDIDQPSVDMAVANAREAGVEDRVRFLCQDAATVQEGTVDMAFAFECVHDMPRPVDVLSAVRKTLAPGGSMVVMDEAVADSFAPDGDELERIMYGFSLLVCLPDGLSSPPSVGTGTVMRPSTLQSYGEAAGFGGFEVLPIEEFGFWRFYRLS; encoded by the coding sequence ATGGACGCATCTCAGCAGACGGCGGATGAGGTTGCCGAGCGGCTCTTCGGGTCGCTCCTCGGCACGGTGGAGATCGTCTCGGTGTTCATCGGGGACCGGCTCGGTTGGTATCGGTCGCTGGCGGATGACGGGCCGGCGAGTGCGGCCGAGCTGGCGGAGCGTACGGGGACGCAGGTTCGGTACGCACGGGAGTGGCTCGAGCAGCAGGCGGTGAGTGGGCTGTTGGTGGTCGAGGCTGACGGCCGCCCTGACGAGCGGCGGTTCGCGATTCCGGCCAGTACGGCGGAGGTGATGACCGATCCGACGAGCCTGGCCTATCTGGTGCCCATCGCGCGGATGTTCGGGGCGGTGGGGCCGGTGCTGCCTCGGCTGATGGAGGCGTACCGGAATGGTGGTGGGGTGAGCTGGGACGACCTCGGCGATGACGCTCGGCAGTCGCAGGCGGATGCCAATCGGCCGTGGTACGAGAAGCAGCTCGGGCCGGCGCTGGCCGGTGTTCCCGTCGTCCACGACGCTCTCTCCGCGCCGGGGTGCCGGATTCTCGACGTGGGCTGCGGTGGGGGATGGTCGAGCATCGCCTTGGCTCGTGCCTACCCCGAGGCCACCGTGCTCGGCATCGACATCGACCAGCCCTCGGTCGACATGGCGGTGGCGAACGCGCGGGAGGCTGGGGTCGAGGATCGGGTGCGGTTCCTGTGCCAGGACGCCGCGACTGTTCAGGAGGGGACGGTGGATATGGCGTTCGCGTTCGAGTGCGTGCATGACATGCCGCGGCCGGTCGACGTCCTCAGCGCAGTCAGGAAGACGCTGGCGCCTGGGGGATCCATGGTCGTGATGGACGAGGCTGTGGCGGACAGCTTCGCTCCGGACGGCGATGAGCTGGAGCGGATCATGTACGGGTTCAGTCTGCTGGTGTGTCTTCCGGACGGGCTCTCCTCGCCGCCGAGCGTCGGAACCGGGACGGTGATGCGGCCGTCGACCCTGCAGAGCTACGGCGAGGCGGCGGGCTTCGGCGGGTTCGAGGTGCTGCCGATCGAGGAGTTCGGGTTCTGGCGCTTCTACCGGCTCTCCTGA
- a CDS encoding GIY-YIG nuclease family protein, which produces MLESVGADHEPRIRLEDIRIIRHAFKPSDHAALRGPEDLTEERVLAYTREQEISTRRFPADPERYWVVLIADGQRRSRLFCVYENHGELVPERSETTRVFDLRRTDFLEPLTGRLVVEWSSPRNWHRHATSAATLPVLEIADRDKVPFPGFDRVLLRFHELQEMTTDHRYADWRAALSEVQGIYLITDSSTGRQYVGKADGGERILGRWMQYARDGHGGNLALRELATAVREHGGPLGTDHARHFVFSILRVFGPSTSSTEIDAAESHYKNALMTREFGLNRN; this is translated from the coding sequence GTGCTTGAGTCCGTCGGCGCCGACCATGAACCGCGGATCCGGTTGGAGGACATCCGCATCATCCGGCACGCGTTCAAGCCGAGCGACCACGCCGCTCTACGTGGGCCCGAGGACCTAACGGAAGAGCGGGTCCTGGCCTACACCCGTGAGCAGGAGATCTCGACGAGAAGATTCCCGGCGGATCCGGAGCGCTATTGGGTGGTCCTGATTGCCGACGGTCAGCGTCGATCACGCCTGTTCTGTGTATACGAGAACCACGGCGAGCTCGTTCCGGAGAGATCGGAGACGACTCGTGTTTTCGACCTACGGCGCACCGACTTCCTCGAGCCCCTGACCGGCCGCCTCGTCGTGGAGTGGAGCAGCCCGCGCAATTGGCATCGACATGCGACGAGCGCGGCCACGCTACCGGTGTTGGAGATCGCCGACCGCGACAAAGTCCCGTTCCCGGGGTTCGACCGTGTCTTGCTCCGCTTCCACGAGCTCCAAGAGATGACGACCGATCACCGTTACGCCGACTGGCGTGCAGCGCTGTCGGAGGTGCAGGGCATCTATCTGATCACAGACTCCTCGACGGGCCGCCAATACGTCGGGAAGGCTGACGGCGGTGAACGAATCCTTGGCCGATGGATGCAGTACGCCCGAGATGGCCATGGTGGCAACCTAGCTCTCCGCGAGCTCGCCACCGCGGTACGGGAGCACGGCGGACCTTTGGGCACCGACCATGCTCGTCACTTCGTGTTCAGTATCCTGCGGGTGTTTGGCCCGTCGACCTCGTCCACAGAGATCGATGCAGCAGAGTCGCACTATAAGAACGCCCTCATGACGCGCGAGTTCGGATTGAACCGAAACTGA
- a CDS encoding dodecin, giving the protein MSAHTYRVTEIVGTSEVGLEDAIRSGLGRATQTLRHLDWFEVTQIRGHLEEGEIQHFQVGLKVGFRMEDD; this is encoded by the coding sequence ATGTCTGCGCACACCTACCGCGTCACCGAGATCGTCGGAACCTCCGAGGTCGGACTCGAGGACGCCATCCGCAGCGGCCTCGGTCGCGCCACCCAGACCCTGCGTCACCTGGACTGGTTCGAGGTCACCCAGATCCGCGGCCACCTCGAAGAGGGCGAGATCCAGCACTTCCAGGTCGGGCTCAAGGTCGGCTTCCGCATGGAGGATGACTGA
- the zwf gene encoding glucose-6-phosphate dehydrogenase produces MSSKPAPHVLVLFGATGDLAARKLFPGLYRLALAKRLPDQFAVIGSGRRSPGTDDEFRDQVRQALKEFVGDVDESVAGPLLERIRFVASSADDGAALAEAVHEAEDRLALDSGQTVGDVQRLLYLSVPPQAVEPMVGMLDREGLNLRSRLVAEKPFGTDLASARELDAVLSEAFDEPQIFRIDHFIGKEAVQNLLALRFANGLFEPAWNRHSIESVQIDVPEKLTVKGRGSFYEGTGCLRDMVTTHLCQLLGFVAMEDPHAFREGAIRAAKAAAFAAVRPLDPERVVFGQYDGYREEPDVAADSEVETYVAIEAWIDNDRWRGVPFYLRTGKALAAGRRTITIRFTDPRHRWLQPADPGSAQPNELVIELSDDAHIEIEVRAKRPGPGMALTEGVFRLDLACDAPDAGPLEAYERLLLDVMNGDRTLFTSAREVERLWEICQPVLEHRPAVHSYPQGSWGPESALELPEGGWRLGRNQ; encoded by the coding sequence GTGTCCTCCAAACCAGCCCCGCACGTACTCGTTCTCTTCGGCGCGACCGGCGACCTGGCCGCGCGCAAGCTGTTCCCCGGGCTGTATCGGCTCGCCCTGGCCAAACGGCTCCCCGACCAGTTCGCGGTCATCGGCAGCGGGCGGCGCTCGCCGGGCACCGACGACGAGTTCCGCGACCAGGTTCGCCAGGCGCTGAAGGAGTTCGTCGGCGACGTCGATGAGTCTGTCGCGGGGCCGCTGTTGGAGCGGATCCGCTTCGTCGCCTCCTCCGCCGACGACGGCGCCGCGCTGGCCGAGGCGGTGCACGAGGCCGAGGACCGGCTCGCGCTGGACAGCGGGCAGACGGTGGGCGATGTACAGCGCCTTCTCTATCTCTCCGTGCCGCCGCAGGCGGTGGAGCCGATGGTCGGGATGCTCGACCGTGAGGGGCTGAATCTGCGCAGCCGGCTGGTCGCGGAGAAGCCGTTCGGCACCGACCTCGCCTCGGCGCGCGAGCTCGACGCCGTGCTCAGCGAGGCCTTCGACGAGCCGCAGATCTTCCGGATCGACCACTTCATCGGGAAGGAGGCCGTGCAGAACCTGCTGGCGCTGCGTTTCGCCAACGGCCTCTTCGAGCCCGCGTGGAACCGGCACAGCATCGAGTCGGTGCAGATCGACGTACCGGAGAAGCTCACCGTCAAGGGGCGCGGCAGCTTCTACGAGGGCACCGGCTGCCTGCGCGACATGGTCACCACCCACCTGTGCCAGCTGCTCGGGTTCGTGGCGATGGAGGACCCGCACGCGTTCCGCGAGGGCGCGATCCGTGCGGCGAAGGCCGCCGCCTTCGCGGCCGTCCGGCCGCTGGACCCCGAGCGCGTGGTCTTCGGGCAGTACGACGGCTATCGCGAGGAGCCCGACGTCGCCGCCGACTCCGAGGTGGAGACGTACGTCGCGATCGAGGCGTGGATCGACAACGACCGCTGGCGCGGGGTGCCGTTCTACCTGCGCACCGGCAAAGCGCTCGCGGCCGGGCGGCGGACGATCACGATCCGGTTCACCGACCCGCGGCACCGCTGGCTGCAGCCGGCCGATCCTGGCTCGGCCCAGCCCAACGAGCTGGTGATCGAGCTCAGCGACGACGCCCATATCGAGATCGAGGTACGCGCCAAGCGCCCCGGTCCCGGCATGGCGCTGACCGAGGGGGTGTTCCGCCTCGACCTCGCCTGCGACGCACCGGACGCCGGCCCGCTGGAGGCCTACGAGCGGCTGCTCCTCGACGTCATGAACGGCGACCGCACCCTGTTCACCAGCGCGCGCGAGGTCGAGCGGCTGTGGGAGATCTGCCAGCCGGTCCTCGAGCACCGGCCCGCCGTGCACAGCTACCCGCAGGGATCCTGGGGGCCGGAGTCGGCGCTCGAGCTGCCAGAAGGCGGCTGGAGGCTGGGAAGGAACCAGTGA
- a CDS encoding 5'-3' exonuclease, giving the protein MSSAPRRLLLVVDAPSLLHRNHHARAHTRMVDRAGRPAWALHGMLRQILDSIDAFAPDAVLFGLDDRTASVRRDAYPDYKAGRAEKDPMLVEQLGRAGAMLDALGLATLTPPGLEADDVNASAAAWAVRNGWNCVVITSDRDAFALISEHTQVLRLINGGINGSPLLNPARLYSMYGVPATRYLEYAALRGDASDNLPGVSGIGEKTAAALLDQFGPMDGVWADISDNDGQKVTEVLDAWAADTGVRRIGSRVVRALSAPGARERYDFNLGMMTCHEDLDLRLTPDIPGTPGLLPLDIDRVTRVVGFLGVEATTAVAQRVLSTNPASTSF; this is encoded by the coding sequence GTGAGCAGCGCGCCCCGCCGCCTCCTGCTCGTCGTCGACGCGCCGTCCCTGCTCCACCGCAACCATCACGCGCGGGCGCACACTCGCATGGTCGACCGTGCCGGGCGGCCCGCCTGGGCGCTGCACGGCATGCTGCGGCAGATCCTCGACTCGATCGACGCCTTCGCCCCGGACGCGGTGCTCTTCGGGCTCGACGACCGCACCGCGTCCGTACGCCGCGACGCCTATCCCGACTACAAGGCCGGACGCGCCGAGAAGGACCCGATGCTGGTCGAGCAGCTCGGCCGCGCCGGTGCGATGCTCGATGCCCTCGGGCTCGCGACCCTCACTCCCCCGGGTCTCGAGGCCGACGACGTCAATGCCTCCGCCGCGGCGTGGGCGGTCCGCAACGGCTGGAACTGCGTCGTCATCACCTCCGACCGCGACGCGTTCGCGCTGATCAGCGAGCACACCCAGGTCCTACGGCTGATCAACGGCGGCATCAACGGCTCTCCCCTGCTCAACCCCGCCCGGCTCTATTCGATGTACGGCGTTCCCGCCACTCGCTACCTCGAGTACGCCGCGCTCCGCGGTGACGCCAGCGACAACCTGCCCGGGGTGAGCGGCATCGGCGAGAAGACCGCCGCCGCGCTCCTCGACCAGTTCGGCCCCATGGACGGCGTGTGGGCCGACATCTCCGACAACGACGGGCAGAAGGTGACCGAGGTCCTCGACGCGTGGGCGGCCGACACCGGCGTACGCCGCATCGGCTCGCGCGTCGTCCGCGCCCTGTCCGCGCCCGGCGCGCGGGAGCGCTACGACTTCAACCTGGGCATGATGACCTGCCACGAGGACCTCGACCTACGCCTCACCCCGGACATCCCCGGCACCCCCGGCCTGCTCCCGCTCGACATCGACCGGGTCACCCGGGTCGTGGGCTTCCTCGGTGTCGAGGCGACCACGGCCGTGGCGCAGCGGGTGCTGAGCACGAACCCCGCCTCGACCTCGTTCTAG
- a CDS encoding trans-sulfuration enzyme family protein → MPLHNPHLDSLAVHAGREDLAMLGVHALPLDLSSTNPLPDIERGGESYEAMATGGHPNPEGGYVYQRLWNPTVARFESALAKLERAETSVAYASGMAAMTAAIIASTSFSGKRHVVAVRPLYGGTDHLLASGLLGVEVTFCAEPEVAAGVRADTALVVLETPANPTLDLVDIAGVVAAAGDVPVLVDNTFATPVLQNPLTLGAAMSLHSATKYIGGHGDVVGGVIACDEETAARLRQVRAVTGGLLHPLGAYLLHRGLATLPTRMRAQQAGAVSIAAWLRSHRTVEQVYFPGLDDDRGLVGKQMSGPGAMVTIALRGGYEAAARVTSSVRLFTHAVSLGGVDSLIQHPAGLTHRPVAAHAKPSANLVRLSIGLESPEDLMADLDAALSDVPVPTARTADSGVRAVLSPEFA, encoded by the coding sequence ATGCCGCTTCACAACCCTCACCTCGACTCACTCGCCGTCCACGCCGGTCGGGAGGACCTGGCGATGCTCGGCGTCCACGCCCTCCCGCTCGACCTGTCCTCGACCAACCCGCTGCCCGACATCGAGCGCGGCGGCGAGTCCTACGAGGCGATGGCGACCGGCGGTCACCCGAACCCCGAGGGTGGGTACGTCTACCAGCGGCTGTGGAACCCGACGGTCGCCCGGTTCGAGTCGGCGCTGGCGAAGCTCGAGCGGGCCGAGACGTCGGTCGCCTACGCCTCGGGCATGGCGGCCATGACCGCGGCGATCATCGCCAGCACGTCGTTCAGCGGGAAGCGGCACGTCGTCGCGGTCCGGCCGCTGTACGGCGGGACCGACCACCTGCTCGCCTCCGGTCTGTTGGGTGTGGAGGTGACGTTCTGTGCCGAGCCCGAGGTCGCTGCCGGGGTCCGGGCCGACACGGCGCTCGTGGTGCTGGAGACGCCGGCGAACCCGACCCTCGACCTCGTCGACATCGCCGGTGTCGTCGCGGCCGCGGGGGACGTACCGGTGCTCGTGGACAACACCTTCGCCACCCCGGTCCTGCAGAACCCGCTCACCCTGGGAGCGGCGATGTCGCTGCACAGCGCCACCAAGTACATCGGCGGCCACGGCGACGTCGTCGGCGGCGTGATCGCCTGTGACGAGGAGACCGCCGCACGGTTGCGTCAGGTCCGCGCCGTCACCGGCGGCCTCCTGCATCCGCTGGGTGCGTACCTCCTGCACCGAGGCCTGGCCACCCTGCCCACGCGCATGCGCGCCCAGCAGGCCGGCGCGGTCTCGATCGCGGCGTGGCTGCGATCCCACCGGACGGTCGAGCAGGTCTACTTCCCGGGTCTCGATGACGACCGCGGCCTGGTCGGGAAGCAGATGAGCGGCCCCGGCGCGATGGTCACGATCGCGCTGCGCGGTGGGTACGAAGCCGCTGCCCGTGTCACCTCCTCGGTCCGGCTCTTCACCCACGCCGTCTCCCTCGGCGGCGTCGACTCCCTCATCCAGCACCCCGCCGGCCTCACCCACCGCCCCGTCGCCGCCCACGCCAAGCCGTCGGCGAACCTCGTACGTCTCTCCATCGGTCTGGAGTCCCCGGAGGACCTGATGGCCGACCTCGACGCCGCCCTCTCAGACGTGCCCGTCCCCACCGCCCGTACCGCAGACTCTGGGGTCCGCGCGGTTCTGTCGCCCGAGTTCGCCTGA
- a CDS encoding Lrp/AsnC family transcriptional regulator, which produces MTQLAKAQPSLDSVDRRILSELGDNPELTNKALAARLGLAESTCAYRLRALRDSGVITGRRLDVDVRSLGYPLQAVIKVRLGSHSKEHVEKLYDDLATTPGVIQAFHVAGADDFHLHVAVEDAEALRDFVLQHVTVHRVVRQTETQLVFELREGPGVLPHDSV; this is translated from the coding sequence GTGACCCAGTTGGCGAAAGCGCAACCGTCCCTCGACTCCGTCGACCGCCGCATCCTGAGCGAGCTCGGCGACAACCCCGAGCTCACCAACAAGGCCCTCGCGGCGCGCCTCGGCCTGGCCGAGTCGACCTGCGCCTACCGGCTGCGCGCACTGCGCGACAGCGGCGTCATCACCGGCCGCCGCCTCGACGTCGACGTCCGCTCCCTCGGCTACCCGCTGCAGGCCGTGATCAAGGTCCGCCTCGGCAGCCACAGCAAGGAGCACGTCGAGAAGCTCTACGACGACCTGGCCACCACGCCCGGCGTGATCCAGGCCTTTCACGTCGCCGGGGCCGACGACTTCCATCTCCACGTCGCCGTCGAGGACGCCGAGGCGCTGCGCGACTTCGTGCTGCAGCACGTGACCGTCCATCGCGTCGTACGGCAGACCGAGACGCAGCTCGTCTTCGAGCTCCGCGAGGGCCCGGGAGTGCTGCCGCACGACAGCGTCTAG
- a CDS encoding alpha/beta fold hydrolase — protein sequence MTAYETPTVHGVHLVHDGPETAPPLLLIHGSGASGSTWEPMVPDLAERFRVLRIDLPGCGRSSTATTYAVPDQADRVAAVLDDLALEKVAVVGHSSGGYVATALAERRPDLVGQLALLSTGPSMEALRPEPALVKLLTGAVLGAVIWPLRTDALLRKGIAATAARPVTISDEAVDDLRRTSFKTFRAIMRANRDYLAEQSIPERLTRIGRRPLVIFGDADPRWDPASAHAYDVASGGRVAYLAGVGHVAMLEAPAETAQLLLDFLD from the coding sequence ATGACTGCGTACGAGACTCCGACCGTCCATGGTGTCCACCTCGTCCACGACGGACCGGAGACCGCACCACCGCTGCTCCTCATCCATGGTTCGGGAGCCAGTGGCTCGACGTGGGAGCCGATGGTTCCGGACCTCGCGGAGCGGTTCCGGGTGCTCCGGATCGACCTGCCGGGCTGCGGCAGGTCGAGCACGGCGACGACCTATGCCGTCCCCGATCAGGCCGATCGGGTCGCCGCCGTGCTGGATGATCTCGCTCTCGAGAAGGTGGCGGTCGTCGGCCATTCCAGCGGCGGGTACGTCGCCACCGCGTTGGCCGAGCGACGACCAGACCTGGTGGGGCAGCTGGCGCTGCTCAGCACCGGACCGAGCATGGAGGCACTGCGTCCGGAGCCGGCACTGGTCAAGCTGCTCACCGGGGCCGTGCTCGGTGCCGTGATCTGGCCGCTACGCACCGACGCGTTGCTCCGGAAGGGCATCGCCGCCACCGCTGCGCGGCCGGTGACGATCAGCGACGAGGCCGTCGACGACCTGAGGCGCACATCGTTCAAGACCTTCAGGGCGATCATGCGGGCGAACCGCGACTACCTTGCCGAGCAGAGCATCCCCGAGCGGCTGACCCGGATCGGGCGGCGGCCGCTCGTGATCTTCGGGGACGCGGACCCGCGCTGGGATCCTGCGTCCGCGCACGCGTACGACGTCGCGTCGGGCGGCCGCGTCGCGTACCTCGCGGGCGTGGGGCACGTTGCCATGCTGGAGGCACCGGCCGAGACGGCGCAGCTGCTGCTCGACTTCCTCGACTGA
- a CDS encoding helix-turn-helix domain-containing protein translates to MDWSRVDVTIPDRSGVATSIPGVHMAGFRYEGTDPIDIAMVAHPAVTLLFDLGDHGWAVHDRAGTRAPGDAAIGLLPGRVSFSGSAAGECLQVRLSPVLAAQVLDTSALVGNVTELDDVLGPAARRLGADLRDTTSWEERFALVLRFLGGRLDTRRTVDPEVAYVWQQIHLRHGRSGVHALAEETGWSRQRLWSRFRAQVGLSPKHAARLVRFDRAARLLAMGVPPAEAAAQAGYADQPHLNREMRSIVNRTPLDVATTPWLAVDQEAWPTLMRRAAGGPSPAEGLTAPGRARPGRAAPRVRC, encoded by the coding sequence ATGGACTGGTCGCGGGTGGACGTCACGATTCCCGATAGGTCAGGCGTCGCCACGTCCATCCCGGGCGTCCACATGGCTGGGTTCCGCTACGAGGGGACCGACCCCATCGACATCGCGATGGTCGCCCACCCGGCGGTCACTCTGCTCTTCGACCTCGGCGACCACGGCTGGGCCGTCCACGACAGGGCAGGAACGCGTGCGCCGGGCGACGCCGCGATCGGGCTGCTGCCGGGCCGCGTGAGTTTCTCCGGCTCAGCCGCCGGCGAGTGCCTCCAGGTGCGACTGTCGCCGGTTCTCGCCGCCCAGGTCCTGGACACCTCCGCGCTCGTCGGCAACGTCACCGAGCTCGACGACGTCCTCGGGCCCGCGGCAAGGCGGCTCGGCGCCGACCTACGAGACACCACCTCGTGGGAGGAGCGATTCGCTCTGGTCCTCCGCTTCCTCGGTGGCCGACTCGACACCCGTCGCACGGTCGACCCCGAGGTCGCGTACGTCTGGCAGCAGATCCACCTCCGACACGGCCGGTCCGGCGTTCATGCCCTCGCCGAGGAGACGGGTTGGTCCCGCCAGCGGCTGTGGTCCCGCTTCCGAGCCCAGGTCGGGCTCTCCCCCAAGCATGCCGCCCGACTCGTCCGCTTCGACCGGGCCGCGAGGCTTCTCGCCATGGGCGTCCCGCCCGCAGAGGCGGCGGCTCAGGCGGGCTATGCCGACCAGCCACATCTCAACCGTGAGATGCGCTCGATCGTGAACAGGACGCCTCTGGACGTCGCCACCACGCCCTGGCTTGCGGTCGATCAGGAGGCGTGGCCGACTCTCATGCGCCGAGCCGCGGGCGGCCCCTCACCGGCTGAGGGTCTCACCGCCCCCGGCCGAGCGAGGCCCGGGCGAGCTGCGCCACGCGTACGTTGCTGA